In one window of Coralliovum pocilloporae DNA:
- a CDS encoding threonine ammonia-lyase, which translates to MPEHTSVDLSTIQDAASIIEGHILRTPTLFSPRLSARLGAKVHVKYDNMQATGAFKERGALVKLTMLSEDERKRGVVAMSAGNHAQAVAYHAGRLGIPATIVMPRFTPFVKVEATESYGATVVLHGDTLIEAQQEAQRLSEEEGLVWVHPFDDPDVIRGQGTIALEMLEDCPDLDTLVVPIGGGGLISGIAVAAKALKPEITIVGVETELYPGMTRALKDPSLECGGNTIAEGIAVKDVGQLTRRITAEHVDELVIIPEALVEQAIYLYMALQKTSAEGAGGAGLAALLHDPERYHGKSVGLVLCGGNIDARILTSIMVRQLESEDKIVTLRMIIPDRPGILGTISTIIGGMGANILEVSHHRHFLAVPAKGATLDVTMETRNRDHAERIIKSLEAEDLIVRRLKSARSDDA; encoded by the coding sequence ATGCCTGAACACACTTCTGTCGACCTGTCGACGATACAGGATGCCGCCTCGATCATTGAAGGCCATATCTTACGGACTCCGACCCTGTTCTCCCCGCGCCTGAGCGCCCGGCTCGGAGCAAAGGTCCACGTCAAGTATGACAACATGCAGGCCACCGGTGCCTTCAAGGAGCGTGGGGCGCTGGTCAAGCTGACCATGCTGTCAGAAGACGAGCGGAAACGCGGCGTCGTTGCCATGTCAGCGGGCAATCATGCACAGGCTGTTGCCTATCATGCCGGTCGGCTTGGCATTCCGGCAACCATCGTCATGCCGCGTTTCACACCATTCGTGAAAGTCGAAGCCACTGAATCCTATGGCGCGACCGTCGTTCTTCACGGTGACACCCTCATTGAGGCTCAACAGGAAGCACAGCGCCTGTCAGAAGAAGAAGGCCTCGTCTGGGTTCATCCATTCGACGACCCGGATGTCATTCGCGGACAGGGAACCATCGCTCTTGAAATGCTGGAGGACTGCCCGGATCTCGATACGCTTGTGGTCCCTATCGGAGGCGGAGGTCTGATTTCCGGTATTGCTGTTGCCGCAAAAGCGTTGAAGCCTGAGATCACCATCGTCGGCGTTGAAACGGAGCTTTATCCGGGCATGACACGCGCCCTCAAAGACCCCTCTCTTGAATGCGGAGGCAACACCATTGCCGAAGGCATTGCCGTCAAGGATGTGGGGCAGCTCACCCGTCGCATTACGGCAGAGCATGTGGATGAGCTGGTGATTATCCCCGAGGCGCTCGTGGAACAGGCCATCTATCTCTATATGGCCCTTCAGAAAACCAGTGCGGAAGGTGCAGGCGGAGCAGGCCTTGCAGCCCTTCTCCATGACCCTGAACGGTACCACGGCAAATCTGTCGGGCTGGTGCTGTGCGGTGGTAATATTGATGCACGTATCCTCACTTCCATCATGGTGCGGCAGCTCGAGAGCGAAGACAAGATTGTCACTCTGCGGATGATCATCCCGGACCGGCCCGGCATCCTGGGTACCATCTCGACGATTATCGGCGGTATGGGTGCAAATATCCTGGAGGTCTCCCATCATCGGCATTTCCTTGCGGTTCCCGCCAAGGGGGCCACTCTGGATGTGACCATGGAAACCCGGAACCGGGATCACGCTGAACGGATCATCAAAAGCCTGGAAGCAGAAGATCTGATCGTCCGGCGACTGAAATCAGCCCGTAGCGATGATGCCTGA
- a CDS encoding RDD family protein — translation MSTENPLPQTGVGISRTMTSGVRTRRMMAFVVDAIIIAVLTSIMYVVVAVLGIVTLSLGWLLFPAVFPCVALLYNASTLGSRDAATIGMRLMGLQVRFEDGASMTMLQALAHTLLFYVSVTILTPFVLLLSLFTRHKQLLHDLLLGVIAVNSDQ, via the coding sequence ATGAGCACCGAAAATCCGTTGCCTCAGACAGGAGTTGGTATTAGCCGCACCATGACATCAGGTGTCAGAACACGCCGGATGATGGCCTTTGTGGTTGATGCCATCATCATCGCAGTGCTCACATCCATTATGTATGTGGTGGTTGCCGTTCTCGGGATAGTCACACTGTCTCTGGGGTGGCTGCTGTTTCCAGCGGTCTTTCCCTGTGTTGCCCTGCTCTACAATGCATCGACTCTTGGCAGCCGTGATGCGGCAACAATCGGCATGCGTCTGATGGGGCTTCAGGTCCGCTTTGAGGATGGCGCATCCATGACCATGCTGCAGGCATTGGCGCACACCCTGCTCTTCTATGTATCCGTCACCATTCTGACGCCATTTGTGCTGCTGCTGTCACTGTTCACCAGACACAAACAATTGCTGCATGATCTCCTGTTGGGCGTCATTGCCGTGAACTCTGACCAATAG